One Isoptericola dokdonensis DS-3 genomic window, GACGCCGTCACGCGCGCACTGGAGGTCGGGGACACCGGCTACGACGTCGGCACCACGTACGCCGCCGCGCTCGCCGGGTTCGCGCAGCGCCGCTGGGGGTGGACCCCCGACGAGCGGACCAGCCGCACGATGCCCGACGTCATGGTCGCGATCGTCGAGGTGCTGCGCGTGCTCACCGCCCCGGGTGACGCCGTCGTCGTCACCCCGCCCGTCTACCCGCCGTTCTACGACTACGTGCGCACCGAGGGGCGGCAGGTCGTGGAGGCGCCCCTCGACGCGGACGGCCGCCTCGACCCCGCCACCCTCGAGGCGGCGTTCGCCGAGGCGACCGGCGCGGCCGCCTACGGCAGCGGGCCCGGCTCGGGTCGCCGCGCCGTCCTGCTGCTGTGCAACCCGCACAACCCCACGGGCACCGTCCACACGCGCGAGGAGCTGGAGTCCGCCCTCGCCCTCGCCCGCCGGTACGGCGTCCGGGTGGTCGCCGACGAGATCCACGCCCCCTTCGCGTTCCCCGACCTCGTCCCCGGTGCCGAGCCCTTCACCCCGCTGCTGTCCGTCGCGGGCAGCGAGGACGCGATCGCCGTGCACTCCGCCTCCAAGGCGTTCAACCTGGCGGGGCTGCGCGCCGCCACCGCGGTCGGCGGGCCCGACGCCGCCGCGGACCTGCGCCGCATCCCCGAGGTCGCCGGGCACGCCGTCAACCACCTCGCGGTCCTCGCGCACGCCGCCGCGTACACGCACGGCGACGCGTGGCTGGACTCGCTGCGCGCCGGCATCGTGCGCAACCGGGACCTCATGACCCGGCACCTCGCCGACGTCGCCCCCGCCGTCCGCGTCCACCCCGGCCGGGGCACGTACCTCGCCTGGCTCGACGTCCGCGACGCCGTCCCCGCCGGTGCCGACCCGCACCGGCACGTCCTCGACACCGCGAAGGTCGCGCTCGGCGACGGCTCCCACTTCGGCGCCGGCGGTCGGGGGTGGCTGCGGCTCAACCTCGCGACGTCGGCGGAGATCCTCACCGAGGCCGTGGTCCGGCTGGGGCGCGCGCTGGCCTGACCCGCGGGACCGGGCGACGGCGTCAGCCGGTCGCCCCCACCGCCTCCTCGAGGGTGAGGCCGGTGCGGTGCAGCCAGGCGGCGAGGTCGCGGCCGACGTACCGCAGGTGCCAGGGCTCGGGCCGGTAGCCGGTGACGTCCTCGGCGCCGGGGGTGTAGCGCACCACCCAGCCGTGCCGCCACGCGTTCGCGGCGACCCAGTCCGACGACGCCGTCCCCCCGAAGCCCGTGAACCCGGTGCCGGCCTGCGTGACGTCGGCGGCCCAGCCGGTCTGGTGCTCGGACTCGCCGGGGCGGGCGGAGAACCGCTCGGCGGCGGCCCGGCCGTGCTGCTCGGCGTACCGGTCGAAGAGCCTGCCCTGGTAGGCGGCGGAACGGTGTCCCGACACCATGACGAGCCGCTTCCCGGTGGCCTTGCGCGCGGCGGCGGCGAGCTCGTCCAGGGCGGCCGCCGCCTCGGGACGCAGGCCGACGCGCTCGCGGGCCGCGGCCGAGCGGGGGACGACGAGGTCGTCGGGGCGCCACCGGGCGGGCTCCACGGGGTGGGACTTGTTGACCAGGACGGTGGGGTCGGCGGGGTCGGAGCGCAGCGGCCAGCGGGCGTCGACCCGCTGCTCGCGACTGGTCGCGGACGCGGCGGTCGCGGTGGCGGGCAGGTGCAGGCGCCACACGGTGGTGCGCTCGGCGGCCCAGTGCTCGGGGAGGGTGATCTCGGCGAGGTCGACGGGGTCGTCGTCGACGGTGGTCGTGTCGCGGGTGACCCAGGCCCCGTCGACCTGCTGCTGCAGGTGCACGACGCGCCCCTCGGCGGGCACCACGACGACCTTGTCGACGAGGGTCTCGCCCACGACCCCCTGCCGGACGGGGTCCCAGCCGACGACGGCGGTGGGCGTCGAGGGGTCGGCGGGCGTCGGCGCGGGCGTCGGCGCGGGAGCCGGCGTGGGGGCGGGAGCGCGGGTGGCCACCGGCGGGGGATCGGTGCCGGGGGTGCTGGGCAGGTCCGCCAGCGGGGCGACGAGGAGCGTCGCGACCAGCACGGAGGTGCCGGTGGCGCGCGACCTCGACACGACACGACGGTGGAGCGGCACCCTTCCAGCGTGCCAGAGAAAGCGCTAGCCTCGCCAGGTGCGCCGACGGACAGCCCTGACCGTGACCGCCCTCCTCGCGCCCGTGGTGCTGCTCGTCGCGGCCTGCACGGGACCCGACGGACCGACGGCGCAGGACGCCGCGGACGACCTGGCGGCGGGCCTCGCGTCGGGTGACCTGTCCGGCGTAGTACTCGTGACGGACACGGGCGCCGACCCGCAGGCCCACCTGACGGAGACCACCGAGCCGCTGCGCGAGGCCGCGGAGCAGGCCGGAGTCGCGCCCACGGTCACCGTGGCGCAGGTGACGGTCGACGAGGAGGCCGAGCCCCGCACGGCGCAGGCGACGCTGGCGTGGACGTGGCCCGTCACGGCGCAGGACGCGTGGGAGTACACGACGACGACGTCCCTGGAGCAGGTGGAGCCGCCCGACGGGTCGGACGAGCCGCCGTCGTGGCAGGTCCGGTGGGACACGGACCTCGTCGCGCCCGAGCTGCGGGCGGGCGAACGGTTCGACGTGAGCACGGCCGCCCCAGACCGCGGCGCGATCCTGGACCTGCACGACGAGCCGCTCGTCACCGAGCGGGACGTGTGGCGCATCGGGATCGACAAGACGTTCGGGACGGCGTCGCAGTGGCGCGGCCAGGCGGAGGACCTGGCCCTGGTCGTGGGGCTCGACCGGCAGGAGTACGCCGACCGCGTCGAGGCGGCGGGAGAGAAGGCCTTCGTCGAGGCGATCACGATCCGCGACGTGAACCCGGGCGTGAACTTCTCCCTCGACCAGGTACGGGGCATGGACGGCGTGAACGTCGTCGCCGACACGATGGAGCTCGCGCCGACGTCGACGTTCGCCCGCGAGGTCCTGGGCCGCTCCGGCCCGGCGACGGCGGAGGTCATCGCGGAGTCCGACGGCGCGATCGCCGAGGGTGACGTCGTGGGGCTGTCGGGCCTGCAGGCCGACTACGACGAGGCGCTGCGCGGCCTGCCCGGCGTGGTCGTGGAGCGGCTGCCGGCGGAGCAGGACGCCGAGGCGGGCGAGGATCCCGTCGAGGTGTTCCGGGTGGAGCCGGTGGACGGCGCCGACGTCGCGACGTCGTTCGACCCGGCGCTGCAGGAGCGGGCGGAGGAGGTGCTGGCCGACGTCGGCCCGGCGAGCGCGATCGTCGCGATCCGGCCCTCGACGGGCGACGTGGTCGCCGCCGCGAGCGGGCCGGGCAGCGAGGGCTGGTCGACGGCGACGCTGGGCCAGTACCCGCCGGGTTCGACGTTCAAGGTGGTGGACGCCCTGGCGCTGCTGCGCTCCGGCGTGACGCCGCAGGACACCGTGTCCTGCCCGGAGACCCTGACGGTGGACGGGCGCACGTACGAGAACGTGCCGGGCTACCCGGCGTCCGCGACGGGGAAGGTGCCGCTGGCGACCGCGTTCGCGCACTCCTGCAACACCGCGTTCATCGGGGCGATGGCGGACGTCGACCCGGCGGACACCGCGGCGGCGGCGGCGGACCTGGGTCTGGTGCCGGACCTCGGTGCCGGGGCCGCGTCGTTCGGCGGCGACGTCCCGACGGACCTCGAGGGGCAGACGGCGCGCGCGGAGGCCGCGATCGGTCAGGGCACCGTGCTGGCGTCCCCGCTGGGCATGGCGACGGTCGCGGCGAGCGTCGCGGCCGGCGAGAAGGTCGAGCCGCGGCTGGTGCGGGAGGTCGTGGGCGGTGCGGAGGACGCCGCCGCGGCGCCGTCCCCGAGCCCGTCGGGCAGCCCGTCCGCGCCGGCCGAGGAGGAGTCCGAGGACGCGGCGCCGCAGGGCACGCCCGCGGGCCTGACCGCCGACGAGGCGGACGCCCTGCTGAAGCTCATGGGTGGCGTGGTGTCCGAGGGCAGCGCGTCGGCGCTGGCGGACGTCCCCGGCGTGGTCGGCGCGAAGACGGGCACGGCTCAGTACGGGGACGGCTCGCGCCAGCACGTGTGGATGCTGGCGGTCGCGGACGACCTCGCCGTCACGGTCTTCGTCGAGGACGGCGAGTACGGGTCGACGACGGCGGGCCCGCTCATGGGGGAGTTCCTCTCCCGCCGCTGACCCGCTGGTGACACGCAGACGGCCTGGCCGGTGGGTTCCACCGGCCAGGCCGTCTCGTCACCGGCGCGAGGCCGGAGGGGGATCACTCGGGAACGGAGTACCCGGTCTCCCCGCAGAGCGCCGCCAGCGCGGCCGCGGCGTTCTCCACGTCGGTGGGGTCGGCCGACCCGCCCTCGATCGCGGTGGTGAACGGTGCCTGGACCGTCTGCAGGATCGCTGCAGGCTGGACGTCGGCGTAGCGGAGCTGGGCATCGATCCGGTCGCGGATGATGAGGAGCTCCGAGGCGTTCTCCTCGGTCGCCGGTTCGGCGACCGCAGGGGCCCACTCGGTCACGCGGGCGTGGATCGACAGGTCCCCGCCGTCGTAGTAGCCGCGGCACGTGGTCAGCGCGTCGACGGTGCCCTCGCTCTGCGTGGAGGCCTCCGGGGTGGCGGAGGTCTCCGCTGCCGGCTCGACGGTGTCCGGTCCGGCACAGGCGGCGAGCAGGAGGGCAGCAGAGAGCGCCGCGGTAGCGGCGACGAGGGTACGCATGGAACGATTCGACAACGCGTTGCCCGGGGCAGGCAAACCCGGACGGGCGTTTGTGCGCGGTCTCACATCGTGGTCAGGCGAACCGCGCGGAACGCTCCACGACGCGGCCCGCGCCCCGCCCGCCGTCGGCCTCGGCGTCCCAGGTGTAGACCTCGGTGCCGGTGACGAACACCCGCTCCGCGCGCGAGGTGACGTCCAGCGGGTCGCCCGACCACACGACGACGTCGCCGTCGCGGCCCGGCTCCAGCGCCCCCACCCGGTCGCCGAGGCCGAGGAAGTCCGCCGGGTTCACCGTGAGCGCCTCCAGCGCGACCTGCGGGTCGAGGCCCTCCTTCACCGCGAGCGACGCCTGGTGCACGAGGAAGTTGATCGGCACCACCGGGTGGTCCGTGGTGATCGCGACCCGCACCCCGGCGTCGGCCAGCCGTCCCAGCGCGGCGATCGACCGGTTCCGCAGCTCCACCTTCGAGCGGGTGGTGAACATCGGGCCGAAGATGACCGGCACGTCCCGCTCGGCGAGGACGTCGGCGACGGCCGCGCCGTCCGTACCGTGGTTGATGACCAGCCGGTAGCCGAACTCGTCGGCCAGCCGCAGGGCCGTGGCGATGTCGTCGGCGCGGTGCGTGTGCTGGTCCCACACGAGCTCGCCGTCGAGCACGCGGGCGAGGGTCTCCTTGGCCAGGTCGCGCGTGAACGGCTTGCCCTCGGACTCGGCGTGCGCCCGGGCCGCCGC contains:
- a CDS encoding M15 family metallopeptidase — encoded protein: MSRSRATGTSVLVATLLVAPLADLPSTPGTDPPPVATRAPAPTPAPAPTPAPTPADPSTPTAVVGWDPVRQGVVGETLVDKVVVVPAEGRVVHLQQQVDGAWVTRDTTTVDDDPVDLAEITLPEHWAAERTTVWRLHLPATATAASATSREQRVDARWPLRSDPADPTVLVNKSHPVEPARWRPDDLVVPRSAAARERVGLRPEAAAALDELAAAARKATGKRLVMVSGHRSAAYQGRLFDRYAEQHGRAAAERFSARPGESEHQTGWAADVTQAGTGFTGFGGTASSDWVAANAWRHGWVVRYTPGAEDVTGYRPEPWHLRYVGRDLAAWLHRTGLTLEEAVGATG
- a CDS encoding MalY/PatB family protein; this translates as MTDAIPCPLDQLTLDDLRRRTSVKWRAYPDDVLPLFVAEMDVPQAPVVVDAVTRALEVGDTGYDVGTTYAAALAGFAQRRWGWTPDERTSRTMPDVMVAIVEVLRVLTAPGDAVVVTPPVYPPFYDYVRTEGRQVVEAPLDADGRLDPATLEAAFAEATGAAAYGSGPGSGRRAVLLLCNPHNPTGTVHTREELESALALARRYGVRVVADEIHAPFAFPDLVPGAEPFTPLLSVAGSEDAIAVHSASKAFNLAGLRAATAVGGPDAAADLRRIPEVAGHAVNHLAVLAHAAAYTHGDAWLDSLRAGIVRNRDLMTRHLADVAPAVRVHPGRGTYLAWLDVRDAVPAGADPHRHVLDTAKVALGDGSHFGAGGRGWLRLNLATSAEILTEAVVRLGRALA
- a CDS encoding penicillin-binding transpeptidase domain-containing protein, with protein sequence MRRRTALTVTALLAPVVLLVAACTGPDGPTAQDAADDLAAGLASGDLSGVVLVTDTGADPQAHLTETTEPLREAAEQAGVAPTVTVAQVTVDEEAEPRTAQATLAWTWPVTAQDAWEYTTTTSLEQVEPPDGSDEPPSWQVRWDTDLVAPELRAGERFDVSTAAPDRGAILDLHDEPLVTERDVWRIGIDKTFGTASQWRGQAEDLALVVGLDRQEYADRVEAAGEKAFVEAITIRDVNPGVNFSLDQVRGMDGVNVVADTMELAPTSTFAREVLGRSGPATAEVIAESDGAIAEGDVVGLSGLQADYDEALRGLPGVVVERLPAEQDAEAGEDPVEVFRVEPVDGADVATSFDPALQERAEEVLADVGPASAIVAIRPSTGDVVAAASGPGSEGWSTATLGQYPPGSTFKVVDALALLRSGVTPQDTVSCPETLTVDGRTYENVPGYPASATGKVPLATAFAHSCNTAFIGAMADVDPADTAAAAADLGLVPDLGAGAASFGGDVPTDLEGQTARAEAAIGQGTVLASPLGMATVAASVAAGEKVEPRLVREVVGGAEDAAAAPSPSPSGSPSAPAEEESEDAAPQGTPAGLTADEADALLKLMGGVVSEGSASALADVPGVVGAKTGTAQYGDGSRQHVWMLAVADDLAVTVFVEDGEYGSTTAGPLMGEFLSRR